In one window of Streptomyces roseofulvus DNA:
- a CDS encoding uracil-xanthine permease family protein yields the protein MNLGVRWTLHGDGRTPAPGAVVRPDERLSWPRTAGLGAQHVVAMFGASFVAPVLMGLDPNLAIMMSGIATVIFLLATRGTVPSYLGCSLSFVGVAAAIRASGGSSATVTGAVLVVGAVLFLAGLAVRRFGARIIHAAMPPVVTGAVVMLIGFNLAPVTAATYWPQDQWTALLVMLFTGLAVVCLRGFWSRIAIFLGLVFGYAISWVFDLLFGKIHSMSPGGEVTDHWRLDLSGVGKADWIGLPSFHGPSFEWSAILVALPVVIALIAENAGHVKAVGEMTGDDLDDKLGTAIAADGAASMLSTAVGGPPNTTYSENIGVMAATRVYSTAAYWAAAGFALLFGLCPKFGAVVAAIPGGVLGGITVILYGMIGLLGAQIWINAKVDLRNPLNLVPAAAGIIIGVGGVKLTFTDTFELGGIALGTIVVITGYHVLRAFAPAHLKAAPTEQEPLLDAGTSSYEKEYEKEPYEKGSGDTAKN from the coding sequence ATGAACCTCGGCGTGCGCTGGACCCTGCACGGGGACGGGAGAACGCCCGCCCCCGGGGCCGTCGTCCGCCCCGACGAGCGGCTCTCCTGGCCCCGGACCGCCGGACTCGGCGCCCAGCACGTGGTCGCCATGTTCGGCGCGAGCTTCGTCGCCCCGGTGCTGATGGGCCTCGACCCGAACCTCGCGATCATGATGTCCGGCATCGCCACGGTCATCTTCCTGCTCGCGACCCGCGGCACGGTCCCCTCGTACCTCGGCTGCTCGCTCTCCTTCGTCGGCGTGGCCGCAGCGATCCGGGCCTCCGGCGGCAGCAGCGCCACCGTCACCGGCGCCGTCCTCGTCGTCGGCGCGGTGCTCTTCCTGGCCGGCCTCGCGGTGCGGCGGTTCGGCGCGCGGATCATCCACGCGGCGATGCCGCCGGTGGTGACCGGCGCCGTCGTCATGCTGATCGGCTTCAACCTGGCGCCGGTGACCGCCGCCACCTACTGGCCGCAGGACCAGTGGACGGCGCTCCTGGTGATGCTCTTCACCGGTCTCGCCGTGGTCTGCCTGCGCGGCTTCTGGTCCCGGATCGCGATCTTCCTCGGCCTGGTCTTCGGCTATGCGATCTCCTGGGTCTTCGACCTGCTCTTCGGGAAGATCCACTCGATGTCCCCGGGCGGCGAGGTCACCGACCACTGGCGGCTCGACCTCTCCGGCGTCGGCAAGGCCGACTGGATCGGCCTGCCCTCCTTCCACGGCCCCAGCTTCGAGTGGTCCGCGATCCTGGTCGCGCTCCCCGTCGTCATCGCCCTCATCGCCGAGAACGCCGGCCACGTGAAGGCCGTCGGCGAGATGACCGGCGACGACCTCGACGACAAGCTGGGCACCGCGATCGCCGCCGACGGCGCCGCGTCGATGCTCTCCACCGCCGTGGGCGGCCCGCCGAACACCACGTACTCCGAGAACATCGGTGTCATGGCCGCCACCCGCGTCTACTCCACGGCCGCCTACTGGGCCGCCGCCGGCTTCGCGCTGCTCTTCGGCCTCTGCCCCAAGTTCGGCGCGGTCGTCGCCGCCATCCCCGGCGGCGTCCTCGGCGGCATCACCGTCATCCTCTACGGCATGATCGGCCTGCTCGGCGCCCAGATCTGGATCAACGCGAAGGTCGACCTGCGCAACCCGCTCAACCTGGTCCCGGCCGCCGCCGGCATCATCATCGGCGTCGGCGGCGTGAAGCTCACCTTCACCGACACCTTCGAGCTGGGCGGCATCGCGCTCGGCACGATCGTCGTCATCACCGGCTACCACGTGCTGCGCGCCTTCGCCCCGGCGCACCTGAAGGCCGCCCCCACGGAGCAGGAACCGCTGCTCGACGCCGGCACCAGCTCGTACGAGAAGGAGTACGAGAAGGAGCCGTACGAGAAGGGCTCCGGCGACACGGCGAAGAACTGA
- a CDS encoding ROK family transcriptional regulator has protein sequence MAASPSTARAINDRLALRLLQDEGPLTAAQLKTLTGLSRPTVADLVERLSGSGLVHVVGEAGAERRGPNAKLYGLVADRAHLAALDVRTRSVSVAVTDLLGTPLAEAAAPVGEDAGTGPAVEKAVALLERTAGEAGVERLHTVAVGAPGLIDPATGELRDSTGLPAWHRRLVGVLQERLPAHVLVENETNLAAVAELREGAARGREDFVLLWLGQGVGAAVVLGGRVRRGASGGAGEIGFLPVPGTSGLPSSTGCDGGFHELVSTVAIEALAAEHGLEPAGALTSGHTAFLDAYARRLAVGAAAVASVLDPGCVVLAGETGHQGGPELAARVEAELARLSPLRTEVRATVLGDAAVLRGALLRARDTAQDALFP, from the coding sequence ATGGCCGCATCCCCGAGCACCGCCCGGGCCATCAACGACCGGCTCGCCCTGCGCCTGCTCCAGGACGAGGGTCCGTTGACGGCAGCCCAGCTCAAGACCCTCACCGGGCTCTCCCGGCCCACCGTCGCCGACCTCGTCGAGCGGCTGAGCGGCTCGGGCCTGGTCCATGTCGTCGGCGAGGCCGGCGCCGAGCGCCGGGGCCCCAACGCCAAGCTGTACGGGCTCGTCGCCGACCGCGCCCACCTCGCCGCGCTCGACGTCCGCACCCGCTCGGTCTCCGTCGCCGTCACCGACCTGCTCGGCACCCCGCTCGCCGAGGCGGCCGCCCCCGTCGGCGAGGACGCAGGGACCGGCCCCGCCGTCGAGAAGGCGGTCGCCCTCCTGGAGCGCACCGCGGGGGAGGCGGGCGTCGAGCGGCTGCACACCGTGGCCGTCGGCGCCCCGGGCCTGATCGACCCGGCCACCGGCGAGCTCCGCGACTCCACCGGCCTGCCCGCCTGGCACCGCCGGCTCGTCGGCGTCCTCCAGGAACGGCTCCCCGCCCATGTGCTCGTCGAGAACGAGACCAACCTCGCCGCCGTCGCCGAGCTGCGCGAGGGCGCGGCCCGGGGCCGCGAGGACTTCGTCCTGCTCTGGCTCGGCCAGGGGGTGGGCGCCGCCGTCGTCCTCGGCGGGCGGGTGCGCCGCGGCGCCTCCGGGGGCGCAGGCGAGATCGGCTTCCTGCCGGTGCCCGGCACCTCCGGGCTGCCCTCGTCGACCGGCTGCGACGGCGGCTTCCACGAGCTGGTGAGCACCGTCGCCATCGAGGCCCTGGCCGCCGAGCACGGCCTCGAACCGGCCGGCGCGCTCACCTCCGGGCACACCGCCTTCCTCGACGCCTACGCCCGCCGGCTGGCCGTCGGCGCGGCGGCCGTGGCCTCCGTCCTCGACCCCGGCTGCGTGGTCCTCGCCGGCGAGACCGGCCACCAGGGCGGGCCGGAGCTCGCCGCCCGCGTCGAGGCCGAGCTGGCCCGGCTCTCCCCGCTGCGCACCGAGGTCCGCGCCACCGTCCTCGGCGACGCGGCCGTGCTGCGCGGCGCGCTGCTGCGCGCCCGCGACACCGCGCAGGACGCGCTCTTCCCGTAA
- a CDS encoding MFS transporter encodes MTAETVLSSERLRRARFAVAAVFCVHGAVTGSFATRIPWIQEHAGVSAGQLGLALAFPALGASLAMPLAGRISHRFGARTALRGLLALWTLSLTLPSLAPNIWGLCGALFVYGATAGMSDVAMNALGVETENRLGRSIMSSLHGMWSVGALIGSAAGTVAAHLGGDARLHHLTAALVLTVLGLALCQGVLDPAPAEEEEAPPRFALPPKSALVIGAIGFCAVFAEGASLDWSAVYLRDELGGSAGLAAASTTAFALTMALARLAGDRVVDRFGAVRTVRVGGAAATLGGILVVLAPNAVAATAGFGLIGLGVAVVVPLAFAAAARSGPNPSQAIAGVATITYTSGLIAPSAIGGIADATSLVFSFGLVTALSFGLVLGAGVLRTAPRAASAAPAGTDAAKSPGPVG; translated from the coding sequence ATGACGGCGGAGACCGTCCTCAGCTCCGAACGGCTCCGGCGGGCCCGCTTCGCCGTCGCCGCCGTCTTCTGCGTCCACGGCGCCGTCACCGGCAGCTTCGCCACCCGGATCCCGTGGATCCAGGAGCACGCCGGGGTCAGCGCCGGCCAGCTCGGCCTGGCGCTCGCCTTCCCCGCCCTCGGCGCCTCCCTCGCGATGCCGCTGGCCGGCCGGATCAGCCACCGCTTCGGCGCCCGCACCGCCCTGCGCGGCCTGCTCGCGCTGTGGACCCTCTCCCTCACCCTGCCGTCGCTGGCCCCGAACATCTGGGGCCTGTGCGGGGCGCTCTTCGTCTACGGCGCCACGGCGGGCATGTCCGACGTGGCGATGAACGCGCTCGGCGTCGAGACCGAGAACCGGCTCGGCCGCTCGATCATGTCCAGCCTGCACGGCATGTGGAGCGTGGGCGCGCTGATCGGGTCGGCGGCCGGCACCGTCGCCGCCCACCTCGGCGGCGACGCCCGCCTCCACCACCTGACCGCCGCGCTCGTCCTCACCGTCCTCGGCCTCGCCCTCTGCCAGGGCGTCCTGGACCCGGCGCCCGCCGAGGAGGAGGAGGCCCCGCCGCGCTTCGCGCTGCCGCCTAAGTCCGCGCTGGTCATCGGCGCGATCGGCTTCTGCGCGGTCTTCGCCGAGGGCGCCAGCCTCGACTGGTCGGCCGTCTACCTCCGCGACGAGCTGGGCGGTTCGGCCGGCCTCGCCGCCGCCTCCACCACCGCCTTCGCGCTCACCATGGCCCTGGCCCGGCTGGCCGGCGACCGGGTCGTGGACCGCTTCGGCGCGGTCCGTACGGTACGGGTCGGCGGCGCGGCCGCCACCCTCGGCGGGATCCTGGTCGTCCTCGCCCCGAACGCCGTCGCCGCGACGGCCGGCTTCGGACTGATCGGCCTCGGGGTCGCGGTCGTCGTCCCGCTCGCCTTCGCCGCCGCCGCGCGCAGCGGCCCGAACCCGAGCCAGGCCATCGCGGGCGTCGCCACGATCACGTACACCTCCGGGCTGATCGCCCCCTCCGCGATCGGCGGCATCGCCGACGCCACCTCGCTGGTCTTCTCCTTCGGACTGGTCACCGCGCTCTCCTTCGGCCTGGTGCTGGGCGCGGGCGTGCTGCGGACCGCCCCGCGCGCGGCGTCGGCGGCGCCCGCCGGGACGGACGCGGCGAAGAGCCCGGGCCCGGTCGGCTGA
- a CDS encoding DUF5995 family protein, translated as MAQTQWTDDRIGQFVAVDPVVDRMRSLRAAWHPADGVAVFNRVYLTVTEEIGHAIEAGAFGDRRAAATLDVRFAERYLAAVDAHASGGPGPACWRPLFHYRRHPGVTPLQFALAGINAHIGHDLALAVVDACATLECGPADLEDEFDRVGDVLVLLEERIREELMPGPDLLEIADPLTHLLGCWSLDRARDGAWLAARSLWQLRALPGLAGEFTERLDRSVGLVGRMLLTPLARP; from the coding sequence ATGGCGCAGACCCAGTGGACGGACGATCGGATCGGGCAGTTCGTGGCGGTCGACCCGGTGGTGGACCGGATGCGGTCGCTGCGGGCGGCCTGGCACCCGGCCGACGGGGTCGCCGTCTTCAACCGGGTGTACCTGACGGTCACCGAGGAGATCGGCCACGCCATCGAGGCCGGCGCCTTCGGGGACCGGCGGGCCGCCGCCACCCTCGACGTGCGCTTCGCCGAGCGCTATCTCGCCGCCGTCGACGCCCACGCGTCCGGCGGCCCCGGCCCGGCCTGCTGGCGGCCACTCTTCCACTACCGCCGCCACCCCGGCGTCACCCCGCTCCAGTTCGCGCTCGCCGGGATCAACGCGCACATCGGGCACGACCTGGCGCTCGCCGTCGTCGACGCCTGCGCCACCCTGGAGTGCGGTCCCGCGGACCTGGAGGACGAGTTCGACCGGGTCGGCGACGTCCTCGTGCTCCTGGAGGAGCGGATCCGCGAGGAGCTGATGCCGGGCCCGGACCTCCTGGAGATCGCGGACCCGCTGACCCATCTGCTCGGCTGCTGGAGCCTGGACCGGGCCCGCGACGGGGCTTGGCTGGCCGCCCGCTCGCTCTGGCAGCTGCGGGCACTGCCGGGGCTCGCGGGCGAGTTCACCGAGCGGCTCGACCGCTCGGTGGGGCTGGTCGGGCGGATGCTGCTCACCCCGCTCGCCCGCCCGTAG